One segment of Bacteroidia bacterium DNA contains the following:
- a CDS encoding YbaB/EbfC family nucleoid-associated protein, with protein MFGNISKMLELKKQAEEMKTKLGQMRVVKENLGIKVVLSGLNKVESITFADDFFTNKSKQEIEEMLALVINAAQDELSTQLKGEFAGIAGGLGL; from the coding sequence ATGTTCGGAAACATTAGCAAAATGCTTGAACTAAAGAAACAAGCGGAAGAGATGAAAACCAAATTAGGTCAGATGAGAGTAGTAAAAGAAAACCTTGGAATCAAGGTTGTTCTTAGCGGATTAAACAAAGTAGAAAGTATCACCTTTGCAGATGATTTTTTTACAAACAAAAGCAAACAAGAAATTGAAGAGATGCTCGCATTAGTGATTAATGCTGCACAAGATGAACTCAGCACGCAGTTAAAGGGTGAGTTTGCAGGTATTGCAGGCGGCTTAGGGC
- the trmB gene encoding tRNA (guanosine(46)-N7)-methyltransferase TrmB: MGKGKLQKFAEYNAMEHAFDAKDTHLKGKWSKEVFNNQNPIVLELACGRGEYSVGLAAMHSDKNFIGVDIKGARLWKGATQALERGFHNVAFLRIQIEQIESFFEENEVDEIWIIFPDPQPQESRIKKRLTSPRFLDIYRKIAKHNTVIHLKTDSPLLYDYTKEVIAEQGLTVLDDISNINKTQTIPDYLQIQTYYEKLWLKEKRVIRFLKFELNK; encoded by the coding sequence ATGGGAAAGGGAAAACTCCAAAAATTTGCTGAATACAATGCAATGGAACATGCTTTTGATGCAAAAGATACGCATCTGAAAGGAAAGTGGAGTAAAGAGGTGTTTAACAATCAAAACCCGATAGTGCTTGAATTAGCGTGCGGCAGGGGTGAATATTCAGTAGGGCTGGCAGCAATGCATTCTGATAAAAATTTTATTGGAGTAGATATCAAAGGAGCACGACTGTGGAAAGGTGCTACCCAAGCATTGGAAAGAGGTTTTCATAATGTTGCATTCTTGCGCATTCAGATTGAGCAGATAGAGAGTTTCTTTGAAGAGAATGAAGTGGATGAAATTTGGATCATTTTTCCCGACCCTCAACCTCAAGAAAGTAGAATAAAGAAAAGGCTTACATCGCCACGTTTTTTAGATATTTATAGGAAAATTGCTAAACACAATACAGTGATTCACCTCAAAACGGATTCCCCTTTATTGTATGATTATACTAAAGAAGTGATTGCAGAACAAGGATTAACAGTCTTGGATGATATCTCCAATATCAATAAAACGCAGACCATTCCTGATTATTTGCAAATTCAAACCTATTATGAAAAGTTGTGGCTCAAAGAAAAGCGTGTGATTAGATTCTTGAAATTTGAGTTGAATAAGTAG
- a CDS encoding iron ABC transporter permease has product MKKHFCILIFLLLLVSVLDILFGSSRLTWQELKEGLFLNQSDSAVNFVIWKYRIPKLITAMLAGAGLAVSGLLMQTLFRNPLAGPYVLGISSGAAFGVSFVMLGTSFLPQYVANFLRHDVGISMAALSGTFFVMLLMIWVAGRVGGNFTILIMGLIIGQILGALQGLTNFLANPETLKEFVLWGLGSFTQTNNFQNLIMLFAVFLSLFVAIVYSGKLNTYLLGDLYAKSLGIDLRSFRRVVIIITCIAAGIITAFCGPIAFVGLAVPHLARHLFKTYKHSMLLPASALLGAILTVVCDLISHVFIEGYIIPINVISAIFGGPVVVWVIVKQRAKMYEG; this is encoded by the coding sequence GTGAAAAAGCATTTTTGCATATTGATTTTCTTGCTGCTACTTGTCTCGGTATTGGATATCTTGTTTGGTTCCAGTCGTTTGACATGGCAAGAACTCAAGGAAGGGTTGTTTTTGAATCAGTCTGACAGTGCAGTAAACTTTGTCATATGGAAATATAGAATCCCAAAACTAATTACCGCAATGCTTGCCGGTGCCGGATTGGCTGTGAGCGGGCTTTTAATGCAGACCTTGTTTAGAAATCCATTGGCCGGTCCTTATGTGTTAGGCATTAGTTCCGGTGCAGCATTTGGAGTGAGCTTTGTCATGTTAGGGACAAGTTTTTTACCGCAATATGTAGCCAACTTTCTTAGGCATGATGTAGGGATAAGTATGGCTGCTTTGTCGGGTACTTTTTTTGTGATGCTGCTGATGATTTGGGTGGCAGGAAGGGTGGGCGGTAATTTTACGATTCTGATTATGGGTTTAATAATCGGACAGATATTGGGGGCGTTACAAGGTTTGACAAATTTTCTTGCAAATCCGGAAACACTCAAAGAGTTTGTTTTGTGGGGGTTGGGAAGTTTTACCCAAACAAATAATTTTCAGAATCTTATTATGCTGTTTGCAGTATTTTTATCGTTATTTGTTGCTATTGTGTATTCAGGAAAACTGAATACATACTTATTGGGTGACTTATATGCCAAGTCATTGGGTATTGATTTGAGAAGTTTTAGAAGGGTCGTAATTATTATTACCTGTATTGCTGCTGGAATTATAACCGCATTCTGTGGACCTATTGCATTTGTAGGGCTTGCCGTACCTCATCTGGCAAGGCATTTGTTTAAGACGTATAAGCATAGTATGCTCTTGCCGGCTTCTGCTTTGCTAGGAGCCATTCTTACGGTTGTGTGTGATTTAATTTCACACGTGTTCATAGAGGGCTATATTATTCCGATTAATGTTATTTCTGCCATATTTGGCGGTCCTGTGGTAGTATGGGTGATTGTCAAACAAAGAGCCAAAATGTATGAAGGATAA
- a CDS encoding ABC transporter ATP-binding protein yields the protein MKDKHVLKIENLVWGYDAKGLVNQPVSIEVSTPSFILLLGANGTGKSTLLKTIGAVLRPVKGALFFNGESIEKYKKRGGFVSFVFAQRPQVDFMKVSDLVLSGLYLHQNPFLKISPEQMQRYDFAVKVTRIEHLQHHFVNKISDGEFQKVMIARALVQDTPLILLDEPTAFIDYRSKRELFSLLAEISRQENKIIIASTHDPDLAQEKGEDFWLIKDHTLHQLNHTNLAYKKLKEELM from the coding sequence ATGAAGGATAAGCACGTTCTTAAAATCGAAAACTTGGTATGGGGCTATGATGCTAAGGGGCTTGTCAATCAGCCGGTTTCAATTGAAGTGAGCACCCCATCTTTTATATTGTTGTTGGGTGCAAACGGAACCGGAAAATCTACCTTGCTCAAAACGATTGGTGCGGTGTTAAGACCTGTCAAAGGAGCCTTGTTTTTTAATGGTGAAAGTATTGAAAAGTACAAAAAGCGCGGTGGTTTTGTTTCATTTGTCTTTGCACAAAGACCTCAAGTAGATTTTATGAAAGTCAGTGATTTGGTTTTGTCAGGATTGTATTTGCATCAAAACCCTTTTCTAAAAATCAGTCCGGAGCAAATGCAGCGTTATGATTTTGCAGTAAAGGTTACAAGGATTGAGCATTTACAACATCATTTTGTGAATAAGATTAGCGATGGGGAGTTTCAGAAAGTAATGATTGCACGTGCTCTTGTGCAAGATACACCCTTGATTTTGCTGGATGAGCCTACAGCTTTTATTGATTACAGGAGTAAGAGGGAGTTGTTTTCCTTACTTGCAGAAATTAGCCGACAAGAAAATAAAATAATCATTGCATCTACACATGACCCGGATTTGGCACAAGAAAAGGGCGAGGATTTTTGGTTAATAAAAGACCATACATTACATCAGCTAAATCATACCAACTTAGCCT